In one window of Lynx canadensis isolate LIC74 chromosome B3, mLynCan4.pri.v2, whole genome shotgun sequence DNA:
- the DIO3 gene encoding thyroxine 5-deiodinase, producing MPRRAAPRSLVGEGRGAQGASGAAATMLRSLLLHSLRLCAQTASCLVLFPRFLGTAFMLWLLDFLCIRKHFLGRRRRRRGQPEPAAELDSDGEEVPPDDPPVCVSDDNRLCTLASLKAVWHGQKLDFFKQAHEGGPAPNSEVVLPNGFQNQHILDYARGNRPLVLNFGSCTUPPFMARMSAFQRLVTKYQRDVDFLIIYIEEAHPSDGWVTTDSPYSIPQHRSLEDRVSAAQVLQQGAPSCSLVLDTMANSSSSAYGAYFERLYVVQNGTIMYQGGRGPDGYQVSELRTWLERYDAQLRGGQPRRV from the coding sequence ATGCCTCGCCGGGCCGCCCCGCGGTCGCTGGTGGGGGAAGGCCGCGGGGCCCAGGGGGCTTCGGGGGCGGCGGCCACCATGCTCCGCTCCCTGCTGCTTCACTCCCTGCGGCTGTGCGCCCAGACGGCCTCGTGCCTCGTGCTCTTCCCGCGCTTCCTAGGCACGGCCTTCATGCTCTGGCTCCTCGACTTCCTGTGCATCCGCAAGCATTTCctgggccgccgccgccgccgccggggtcAGCCCGAACCCGCCGCTGAGCTTGACAGCGACGGCGAGGAGGTGCCCCCCGACGACCCGCCGGTCTGCGTGTCCGACGACAACCGCCTGTGCACCCTGGCGTCGCTGAAGGCCGTGTGGCACGGCCAGAAGTTGGATTTCTTCAAGCAGGCTCACGAGGGCGGCCCGGCGCCCAACTCGGAGGTGGTCCTGCCCAACGGCTTCCAGAACCAGCACATCCTTGACTACGCGAGGGGAAACCGCCCGCTGGTTCTCAATTTCGGCAGCTGCACCTGACCACCGTTCATGGCGCGCATGAGCGCCTTCCAGCGCCTGGTCACCAAGTACCAGCGCGACGTCGACTTCCTCATCATCTACATCGAGGAGGCTCACCCGTCGGACGGCTGGGTCACCACAGACTCGCCCTACAGCATCCCGCAGCACCGAAGCCTGGAGGACCGGGTCAGCGCGGCGCAGGTACTGCAGCAAGGGGCGCCCAGCTGCTCTCTCGTCCTCGACACCATGGCCAACTCCAGCAGCTCGGCCTACGGGGCCTACTTCGAGCGCCTCTACGTAGTCCAGAATGGCACCATCATGTACCAGGGCGGCCGTGGCCCCGACGGCTACCAGGTGTCCGAGCTGCGCACCTGGCTGGAGCGCTATGATGCGCAGCTGCGGGGCGGCCAGCCGCGTCGAGTATAA